Proteins encoded together in one Prochlorococcus marinus str. MIT 9211 window:
- a CDS encoding peptidylprolyl isomerase, whose protein sequence is MSSCGITGQVHKKNSTLQICPYKEIQCLKGTKYIEVITNRGKIIFELDGESSPLTSGNFLDLANRGVYNGTIFHRVIKSPMPFIVQGGDPLSKNIKANKNLLGTGNFIDPKKGNSRFIPLEIKLKNEDSPRYNQLLTNQDQFRRIQLMHVRGSLAMARSESMGSASSQFYIVLRDLPELDGRYSVFGKVVKGMDIVDKIKEGDYILRVKNKVDHN, encoded by the coding sequence TTGTCTTCTTGCGGTATTACAGGTCAGGTTCATAAGAAAAATTCAACTTTGCAAATTTGCCCATATAAAGAAATTCAATGCCTTAAGGGTACAAAATACATTGAGGTGATTACTAATAGAGGAAAGATTATTTTTGAGTTGGATGGTGAATCTTCTCCGTTGACATCTGGAAATTTCCTTGATTTAGCCAATCGAGGAGTATATAATGGCACTATTTTTCATAGGGTAATCAAATCACCTATGCCATTTATTGTTCAAGGTGGAGACCCGCTTTCTAAAAATATTAAGGCCAATAAAAATCTTTTAGGAACTGGCAATTTTATAGACCCTAAGAAAGGGAATTCACGTTTTATACCTTTAGAAATTAAGCTAAAAAATGAGGACTCACCTCGTTATAACCAACTCCTTACTAATCAAGATCAATTTAGAAGGATTCAACTAATGCATGTAAGGGGTTCCCTGGCGATGGCAAGATCTGAATCCATGGGTTCTGCAAGTTCTCAGTTCTATATTGTTTTAAGAGATTTGCCAGAGTTAGATGGTAGATATTCTGTCTTTGGGAAAGTAGTTAAAGGTATGGATATAGTAGATAAAATTAAAGAAGGAGATTATATTCTAAGGGTTAAGAATAAAGTCGATCATAATTAG
- a CDS encoding NAD(P)(+) transhydrogenase (Re/Si-specific) subunit beta, with the protein MTFTEILKYSIDLLAVLFLALGIKGLSKVRSAREANRLAAVAMTLAVFGVLVNSLGDIGISLTAWLWIVFGSVIGACLGAITAKRVPMTAMPETVALFNGCGGMSSLLVALAVALFSNTTAQLENGLVEKISIGISVFVGAITFTGSIIAMAKLQGWLSTPPWMQSKIRHIVNIALFVLALIAFFEISIGGDRGLFLLVISSSLLGIGVTLPIGGADMPVVISLLNSYSGVAAAAAGFVVRSQLLIVAGAMVGAAGLILTQVMCNGMNRSLISVLFGGAIGVDTSSGEGTAGEYTNITSCSVEECALTLEAAERVVIVPGYGLAVAQAQHTLREVTRSLEANGINVTYAIHPVAGRMPGHMNVLLAEADVPYEQLKEMDVINPEFPATDVVLVLGANDVVNPQAKNNPSSPLYGMPVLDVQDARTVFVVKRGMSAGYSGIKNDLFELTNTSMVFGDAKKVLGDLLVELKELGIGSKG; encoded by the coding sequence ATGACGTTTACCGAAATTCTTAAATACTCTATCGACCTATTAGCTGTTCTCTTTTTGGCTTTAGGGATCAAGGGACTTTCTAAAGTTAGATCTGCGCGAGAAGCTAATCGTCTTGCTGCTGTAGCAATGACCCTTGCCGTATTTGGGGTGTTGGTCAATTCTCTTGGAGATATTGGTATATCTCTTACTGCATGGCTTTGGATAGTCTTTGGCTCAGTGATAGGAGCATGCTTAGGAGCAATTACTGCAAAAAGGGTCCCAATGACTGCCATGCCAGAAACAGTGGCATTGTTTAATGGCTGCGGAGGAATGTCTTCTTTGCTTGTTGCTTTGGCAGTTGCCCTTTTTTCCAATACAACAGCACAACTTGAAAATGGATTGGTTGAAAAAATCTCTATTGGGATCTCTGTTTTTGTAGGGGCGATTACCTTTACAGGATCAATAATTGCAATGGCGAAGCTACAGGGATGGCTTTCGACTCCACCATGGATGCAAAGCAAGATTCGTCATATTGTCAATATTGCTTTGTTTGTTCTAGCTTTAATAGCTTTCTTTGAAATCTCAATTGGTGGCGACAGAGGGCTTTTTCTACTTGTTATTAGTTCTAGTTTGCTTGGGATAGGAGTCACATTGCCTATTGGTGGTGCTGATATGCCTGTAGTTATTTCGTTGCTTAATAGCTACTCCGGCGTAGCAGCAGCAGCAGCAGGTTTTGTTGTTCGTAGTCAGCTTCTAATAGTTGCTGGTGCAATGGTAGGAGCGGCAGGGTTAATACTGACTCAAGTTATGTGCAATGGAATGAATAGATCTCTGATATCTGTGCTTTTTGGAGGTGCTATTGGCGTCGATACATCTTCTGGTGAAGGAACGGCAGGGGAATATACAAATATTACAAGTTGCAGTGTTGAGGAATGTGCTTTAACACTAGAAGCTGCTGAAAGAGTTGTAATTGTTCCAGGTTATGGATTAGCAGTCGCTCAGGCTCAACATACTCTTAGGGAAGTTACTCGATCGTTGGAAGCTAATGGGATTAATGTTACTTATGCAATTCATCCTGTTGCAGGTCGAATGCCAGGTCATATGAATGTTCTTCTAGCAGAAGCTGATGTCCCATATGAACAGTTGAAGGAAATGGATGTTATCAATCCCGAGTTTCCTGCTACTGATGTTGTTCTTGTTCTTGGTGCAAATGATGTAGTTAATCCACAGGCTAAAAATAATCCAAGTTCTCCTTTATATGGGATGCCAGTTCTTGATGTCCAAGATGCCAGAACAGTATTTGTTGTGAAAAGAGGTATGAGTGCAGGCTATTCAGGTATTAAAAATGATTTGTTTGAGTTAACTAATACGTCTATGGTTTTTGGTGATGCAAAAAAAGTACTAGGTGACCTTTTAGTGGAATTGAAGGAGTTGGGTATTGGTAGTAAAGGTTGA
- a CDS encoding NmrA family NAD(P)-binding protein: protein MQVLVIGGTGTLGRQIAKKAIDAGYQVRCMVRKPRSASFLQEWGCELTQGDLLKQDSIEYALKGVDAVIDSSTSRPEDPKSVYETDWDGKLNLFRACENIGVKRVVFLSLLAAEKFRNVPLMDIKYCTERLLEDSSFDYTILKGAAFMQGVIGQFAIPILDSQPVWISGTTGPIAYMNTQDMARFAVAALSREATVRKSFPVVGPKAWNADELVKLCEKYSNKTARVLRVSPFLIDIAKTMVSFFEPTVNVAERLSFADVSGSGITLDSSMEESYRVFGLDPSETTEIESYVKEYYDLILKRLREMETDLNKEQRKKLPF, encoded by the coding sequence ATGCAGGTTCTGGTTATCGGCGGGACAGGGACACTTGGGCGTCAAATAGCCAAGAAGGCTATTGACGCTGGTTACCAAGTGAGATGCATGGTGCGCAAGCCCAGAAGCGCATCTTTCCTTCAAGAGTGGGGATGCGAACTAACTCAAGGAGACTTGCTTAAACAAGACTCTATTGAATATGCCCTAAAAGGTGTTGATGCAGTTATAGATTCATCTACTAGTAGGCCTGAAGATCCTAAAAGTGTTTATGAAACTGATTGGGATGGAAAGCTAAATCTTTTTAGAGCTTGTGAAAATATTGGAGTGAAGAGGGTTGTATTTCTTTCTTTGCTTGCCGCTGAAAAGTTTAGGAATGTCCCACTGATGGATATCAAATATTGCACCGAACGGTTGCTTGAAGACTCATCATTTGATTACACAATCCTTAAAGGTGCTGCTTTTATGCAAGGGGTCATAGGTCAATTTGCTATTCCGATCCTTGATAGCCAGCCAGTGTGGATAAGTGGTACTACAGGTCCAATTGCTTATATGAACACTCAGGATATGGCGCGTTTCGCAGTAGCAGCTTTAAGTAGGGAAGCAACTGTTAGGAAATCATTTCCAGTTGTAGGTCCAAAGGCTTGGAATGCTGATGAGCTGGTCAAATTGTGTGAAAAATATAGTAATAAAACCGCCAGGGTCTTAAGAGTTTCCCCTTTCCTTATCGATATTGCTAAAACAATGGTTTCTTTTTTTGAACCCACTGTAAACGTAGCTGAGCGACTTTCTTTTGCAGATGTAAGTGGTAGTGGAATCACTTTGGACTCTTCAATGGAAGAGTCCTATAGAGTTTTTGGCCTTGATCCCTCTGAAACAACTGAGATAGAGTCCTACGTCAAAGAATATTACGACTTAATTCTTAAGCGACTTCGAGAAATGGAAACAGATCTGAACAAAGAGCAAAGGAAGAAATTACCTTTTTAG
- the petM gene encoding cytochrome b6-f complex subunit PetM, giving the protein MASEIFGTAAVFWVLIPVGLLGGAILLKLQGD; this is encoded by the coding sequence ATGGCTTCAGAGATTTTTGGAACCGCTGCAGTCTTCTGGGTGTTAATCCCAGTTGGACTATTGGGCGGTGCTATTTTGCTAAAGCTACAAGGAGATTGA
- a CDS encoding alpha/beta fold hydrolase has product MSYFKNKNPKWGKSQTWAWKGIQCHWRVLGEKNKQPLLLIHGFGASSDHWRNNAHFFAESGFRVYGMDLIGFGKSEQPSTSITKRLDNKFWSEQIADFLREIVLKNENQKAILIGNSLGGLAAVTVSRFHSELVSAVIAAPLPDPIFMQSICIKLPSWLVRLKKYFVHIFFKLLPLEIFIPLIVKTRLLKSALQLAYYKSIKSDVELLRIVKQPAKRSTAARALRAMCIGMSTRNIVHTAPLLLESIAKSPNQSPILLVWGRQDKLVPLNIGRKIIKEYPWLKLLILENTGHCPHDESSDKFNQYVLNWLKLNL; this is encoded by the coding sequence ATGTCATATTTTAAAAATAAAAATCCAAAGTGGGGTAAAAGCCAAACATGGGCCTGGAAAGGCATTCAATGTCACTGGCGAGTCCTTGGAGAAAAGAACAAACAACCACTACTCTTAATTCATGGATTTGGTGCTAGCAGCGATCATTGGCGAAACAATGCTCATTTCTTCGCAGAGTCTGGTTTTCGTGTTTATGGCATGGATTTAATCGGTTTTGGGAAATCAGAACAACCAAGCACATCAATAACTAAACGTCTAGATAATAAATTTTGGTCTGAGCAAATTGCAGATTTCTTGCGAGAAATAGTTCTCAAAAATGAAAATCAGAAGGCAATCCTTATTGGGAATTCTTTAGGTGGGCTAGCAGCTGTAACAGTATCAAGGTTTCATTCAGAGCTTGTATCGGCTGTAATTGCGGCACCCTTACCTGACCCTATATTCATGCAATCAATTTGTATAAAACTTCCAAGTTGGCTGGTAAGACTGAAAAAGTATTTCGTTCATATTTTTTTTAAACTACTTCCACTAGAGATTTTTATCCCATTAATTGTAAAAACAAGATTACTTAAATCAGCTCTTCAACTTGCTTATTATAAATCTATAAAGTCTGATGTAGAACTCCTGCGAATTGTTAAACAACCTGCAAAAAGATCAACAGCAGCAAGAGCTCTTAGGGCGATGTGTATTGGTATGTCTACTCGAAACATTGTCCATACAGCTCCTCTATTGCTAGAAAGCATTGCTAAAAGTCCCAATCAATCTCCAATTCTCCTTGTGTGGGGAAGGCAAGACAAATTAGTGCCTTTAAATATTGGTCGAAAAATAATAAAGGAGTACCCTTGGTTGAAATTATTAATTTTGGAGAATACTGGTCATTGTCCTCATGACGAGTCTTCAGATAAATTCAATCAATACGTTTTAAATTGGTTGAAATTAAATCTATAA
- the infA gene encoding translation initiation factor IF-1: MIETSGVIEKEQGNGFYLVTLEQPEGHQCLCRAAGKLTKFRIKLLAGDKVLVEISPYDLTRGRITYRERNAGAGGGRGGPKSSGNRPGGPRRK; the protein is encoded by the coding sequence ATGATTGAAACTTCAGGAGTTATTGAAAAAGAGCAAGGCAATGGTTTTTATTTGGTAACTCTAGAACAGCCTGAAGGCCATCAGTGTTTGTGCCGTGCAGCTGGGAAACTTACTAAATTTAGAATTAAGTTGCTTGCTGGAGACAAGGTCTTAGTTGAGATAAGCCCATATGACCTAACCAGAGGAAGAATTACATATAGAGAACGTAATGCTGGAGCAGGAGGAGGTAGGGGTGGCCCTAAGTCAAGCGGTAATCGTCCAGGAGGACCTAGAAGAAAATAG
- a CDS encoding photosystem I assembly protein Ycf4 codes for MENFPETCLEQSIKGSKKISNYVVASMLTIGGTGFLLASGSSYFGKDLLPMGSPSTLIFVPQGLIMGLYGIVGSLMAIYLWSLVRVDFGSGFNSFDKNKGVLIISRRGFFKELVVEIPLKDIQAVKMEIKDGFNAKRRICLKLRGRKDLPISGGSQPRPLLELEQEGAELARFLEVNLEGLTT; via the coding sequence ATGGAAAACTTTCCAGAAACCTGTCTTGAACAAAGTATTAAAGGATCAAAAAAAATTTCGAATTATGTAGTCGCCTCAATGCTCACTATTGGGGGAACTGGTTTTTTACTTGCTTCTGGCTCAAGTTACTTTGGTAAAGATTTACTCCCTATGGGAAGTCCTTCAACATTAATTTTTGTACCTCAAGGGTTAATTATGGGGCTTTATGGCATCGTTGGCAGTTTGATGGCTATATATCTCTGGTCTTTGGTTAGAGTTGACTTTGGATCTGGATTTAATTCATTTGATAAAAATAAAGGGGTTTTAATTATTTCCAGAAGAGGTTTTTTTAAAGAACTTGTGGTTGAGATACCTCTAAAAGATATTCAGGCTGTCAAAATGGAGATAAAAGATGGTTTTAATGCAAAAAGAAGAATATGTTTAAAACTGAGAGGTAGAAAAGATTTGCCTATAAGTGGAGGAAGTCAACCTCGACCTTTATTAGAATTAGAGCAAGAAGGAGCAGAATTAGCAAGATTCCTCGAGGTTAATTTGGAAGGATTGACTACTTAA
- a CDS encoding Re/Si-specific NAD(P)(+) transhydrogenase subunit alpha, whose product MPRLLIPRESLPGETRVAATPETIKKFLGLGCHVHVQEGAGLLAGFIKEDYIKAGAEVFAAEDSNLLRQVDAVLCVNSPQQALLSKLSKGTLLVGLLAPYGNSSLEASLKSNQLSALALELLPRISRAQSSDALSSQANIAGYKATLLAASALDRYFPMLMTAAGTVQPAKVVILGAGVAGLQAIATAKRLGAVVYVSDIRPAVKEQVESLGARFINPPELEEKPNEAGGYARQASELFLAAQRKQLMEQLSEADVAICTAQVPGKKAPRLLNEEMLDQMRPGSVVIDLAVSQGGNCFGTKPGETIVRKGVRLIGASDLPCSVPNHASVLYSRNLLSLISPLVKDGEFILDTNDEMIDGSLISENGVIRHENVFNAGGTN is encoded by the coding sequence TTGCCAAGACTTTTAATTCCCCGTGAATCGTTGCCGGGTGAAACCCGAGTTGCTGCAACGCCTGAAACAATCAAGAAGTTTCTAGGACTCGGATGTCATGTTCATGTACAGGAAGGTGCAGGACTCTTGGCGGGCTTTATAAAAGAAGATTACATAAAGGCTGGAGCAGAAGTTTTTGCTGCAGAAGATTCAAATTTATTGAGGCAGGTTGATGCAGTCCTTTGTGTTAATTCTCCACAACAGGCACTTTTATCAAAGTTGAGCAAAGGCACTTTATTGGTGGGGTTACTAGCTCCTTATGGCAATTCTTCTTTAGAGGCTTCATTAAAGTCAAATCAACTTTCGGCTTTGGCTTTAGAACTATTACCAAGAATTAGTAGAGCGCAATCTTCAGATGCTTTATCTTCTCAGGCAAATATTGCTGGATATAAAGCGACCCTCCTTGCTGCTAGTGCTTTAGATAGATATTTCCCAATGCTTATGACTGCAGCTGGAACTGTCCAGCCTGCGAAAGTTGTTATTTTGGGAGCTGGTGTTGCTGGACTTCAAGCAATTGCTACTGCGAAAAGGCTTGGAGCAGTCGTTTATGTAAGTGATATTCGTCCTGCTGTGAAGGAGCAGGTTGAATCTTTGGGAGCAAGGTTTATTAACCCACCTGAATTAGAGGAAAAGCCTAATGAAGCTGGGGGGTATGCACGTCAAGCTTCCGAATTGTTCCTTGCTGCTCAGCGCAAGCAATTAATGGAACAATTGTCAGAGGCAGATGTTGCAATTTGTACAGCTCAAGTTCCTGGTAAAAAAGCACCAAGATTGTTGAATGAAGAAATGCTGGATCAAATGAGACCAGGTTCAGTTGTTATAGATCTTGCAGTTTCTCAGGGAGGAAATTGTTTTGGAACAAAACCTGGAGAAACAATTGTTAGGAAAGGTGTTCGACTTATAGGTGCTTCAGATTTGCCATGTAGCGTTCCTAATCATGCAAGTGTTTTGTATTCAAGGAATTTGCTGTCTTTAATTAGTCCATTGGTTAAAGATGGAGAATTTATTCTTGATACAAATGATGAAATGATTGATGGCTCTTTAATTAGCGAAAATGGTGTTATTCGACATGAAAATGTTTTTAATGCAGGAGGTACAAACTAA
- the ilvN gene encoding acetolactate synthase small subunit: MKHTLSVLVEDQSGALSRISGLFARRGFNIESLAVGPAEAKGISRLTMVVEGDEETLQQMTKQLDKLVNVLNVIDLTRLPAVERELMLLKVSAKKDARKDILDLVQVFRAKVVDVSDEALILEVVGDPGKLVALEKLLKPYGILEIARTGKVALKRASGVNTEMLKSTSSGINLPA; encoded by the coding sequence ATGAAGCACACCCTTTCAGTACTAGTAGAAGACCAGTCAGGTGCTCTAAGTAGAATTTCAGGTTTATTTGCACGAAGAGGCTTCAACATAGAAAGTTTGGCTGTTGGTCCTGCAGAAGCCAAAGGGATATCAAGGTTGACAATGGTTGTTGAAGGGGACGAAGAAACTCTTCAACAAATGACCAAACAACTCGACAAGTTAGTAAATGTACTAAACGTAATTGACCTGACCAGGCTACCAGCAGTGGAAAGAGAGCTAATGTTACTAAAAGTCTCTGCAAAAAAAGATGCTAGAAAAGACATTTTAGATCTAGTTCAAGTCTTCAGAGCAAAAGTTGTCGATGTATCTGATGAGGCACTCATTCTTGAGGTGGTTGGGGACCCTGGCAAACTAGTTGCATTAGAGAAGTTATTGAAGCCTTATGGAATTCTTGAAATTGCTAGAACCGGAAAAGTCGCATTAAAAAGGGCCTCTGGAGTCAATACAGAAATGCTGAAATCAACTTCATCGGGAATTAATTTACCTGCATAA
- a CDS encoding YheT family hydrolase yields MLLKELGIDPFQEKFPWLGGDLQTLRDTFIRDQLLPATGEIIQIEIPSMPNKERGAGHLIAFLNRPHKSLEIRGVILILHGLGGSSRRSGLRRMALNFLKAGFAVLRLNLRGADPGRKFAPGTYSAKCDSDLKPVLVKAREICRSLALTENCKPESLPLFGVGISLGGTILLNAYSGLAHHSIFQNQAVLDGLACISSPLDLVECSAAIERPRNRFYQNWLLRRLVKQTIADPFGLIDAERDALIGRNNSSLLKVSSIRLFDSAITAPRWGYKDVDEYYEKASPLKKLLGDPYDLPNTLFVQSLDDPWVPSAALRKLSEKMGSYKPPFKVDICLSSRGGHNGFHGVNGCWSDEVVKRWLIKLAS; encoded by the coding sequence GTGTTGCTTAAAGAACTTGGAATAGATCCTTTCCAAGAGAAGTTCCCTTGGCTAGGGGGAGATCTACAAACACTTAGAGATACTTTTATCAGAGATCAGCTGCTTCCTGCAACAGGAGAAATTATTCAAATAGAAATACCTTCAATGCCTAATAAAGAGAGAGGCGCTGGGCATCTAATTGCTTTCCTGAACCGACCACATAAGTCTCTTGAGATTCGTGGGGTGATTTTAATTCTTCACGGCTTAGGAGGCTCCAGTAGACGTAGTGGTCTAAGACGCATGGCTTTAAATTTTTTGAAAGCAGGCTTTGCTGTCTTGAGGTTGAATCTTAGAGGCGCTGATCCTGGAAGAAAATTTGCACCGGGCACATATTCAGCAAAATGTGACAGTGACTTAAAGCCTGTGTTAGTTAAAGCTAGGGAAATTTGTCGCTCGCTAGCACTCACAGAGAACTGTAAGCCAGAATCACTACCACTTTTTGGAGTGGGCATATCACTTGGAGGAACAATTTTATTGAATGCCTACTCTGGATTAGCTCATCATTCAATCTTCCAAAACCAGGCAGTTTTAGACGGCTTAGCCTGTATTAGTAGCCCTTTAGATTTAGTGGAGTGTAGTGCTGCTATAGAACGACCGCGTAATCGCTTTTATCAGAATTGGCTTTTGCGGCGTCTGGTTAAACAAACTATTGCAGACCCCTTTGGACTCATTGATGCTGAACGAGATGCTTTAATTGGCAGAAATAATTCGAGCTTATTAAAAGTCTCATCTATTCGATTATTTGACTCTGCTATCACAGCCCCACGATGGGGGTATAAGGATGTTGATGAGTACTACGAGAAAGCCTCTCCATTAAAGAAACTCCTTGGGGATCCTTATGATTTGCCTAATACACTGTTTGTTCAATCTTTGGATGATCCATGGGTTCCTTCAGCAGCGCTTAGGAAGTTGTCAGAAAAGATGGGATCTTACAAACCACCTTTTAAAGTAGATATATGCCTTTCCTCTAGAGGGGGGCATAATGGATTTCATGGAGTAAATGGTTGTTGGAGTGATGAAGTTGTAAAGCGCTGGCTTATCAAGCTAGCGAGTTAG
- the trxB gene encoding thioredoxin-disulfide reductase, whose product MMGEKNTNDSTHIENVVIIGSGPAGYTAAIYAARANLQPLLVTGFAKGGIPGGQLMTTTFVENFPGFPDGVLGPELMDLMKAQALRWGTNLLEADAEEIELKKPPFIIKTTEETIRTNSLIIATGARANKLGIPSEVRFWSRGISACAICDGATPQFRNEELAVVGGGDSACEEAVYLTKYGSHVHLLVRSNQLRATASMSDRVISNPQISVHFETELLDAEGKDWLEKVLIKRKGSNQTRSISVKGLFYAIGHTPNIDLLKNQLEIDNKGYIITKDGRPETSINGVFAAGDVADKEWRQGITAAASGCKAALAAEKWLSKENLASLIKRKNSEPEPSPKNKSTQTTTEETFSEEAIWQKGSYPLRKLYHESNKPLLIVYTSKSCGPCHVLKPQLKRVLNELKGQALGVEIDIELDTEIAKQAGVNGTPTVQLFKSKKLHNEWQGVKQRSVFKEEIINLLKKD is encoded by the coding sequence ATGATGGGCGAAAAAAATACCAACGATTCAACACACATTGAGAATGTTGTGATAATTGGCTCTGGCCCAGCTGGATATACAGCTGCAATTTATGCAGCGAGAGCAAACCTGCAGCCATTATTAGTTACTGGTTTTGCAAAAGGAGGGATCCCAGGGGGGCAATTGATGACAACTACATTTGTCGAAAACTTTCCTGGATTCCCTGATGGAGTGCTTGGGCCCGAGTTAATGGATCTAATGAAGGCTCAAGCATTACGTTGGGGGACAAATCTTTTAGAAGCTGATGCAGAGGAGATTGAACTGAAGAAACCTCCCTTCATAATAAAAACAACAGAAGAAACTATTAGAACGAATTCTTTGATAATTGCTACTGGAGCAAGAGCCAACAAACTCGGCATACCTAGTGAAGTGCGTTTCTGGAGTCGAGGAATTAGTGCTTGCGCAATTTGTGATGGAGCGACTCCACAATTTAGAAACGAAGAACTAGCAGTTGTTGGAGGTGGAGATTCCGCCTGTGAAGAAGCGGTATATCTAACGAAATATGGAAGTCATGTACATTTACTTGTTAGATCAAATCAGCTAAGAGCAACTGCATCAATGTCTGATCGAGTAATTTCGAACCCTCAGATCAGCGTTCATTTTGAGACTGAATTGCTTGATGCAGAAGGGAAAGATTGGCTTGAAAAAGTTCTCATAAAAAGAAAAGGTTCCAACCAAACAAGAAGCATCAGTGTCAAAGGTCTGTTTTATGCGATAGGACATACACCAAACATTGATCTATTAAAAAACCAACTTGAAATAGATAATAAAGGCTACATAATTACAAAAGATGGAAGGCCAGAAACTTCTATAAATGGTGTTTTCGCAGCAGGTGATGTAGCAGATAAGGAATGGCGTCAAGGTATCACTGCTGCAGCAAGTGGGTGCAAGGCTGCCTTGGCAGCGGAAAAGTGGCTTAGCAAAGAAAATCTTGCCTCACTTATCAAACGTAAGAATTCTGAACCTGAGCCGAGTCCTAAAAATAAATCAACTCAAACCACAACAGAAGAAACATTTAGCGAAGAAGCTATTTGGCAAAAAGGCAGTTATCCGTTAAGGAAGCTCTATCACGAATCAAATAAACCTCTTTTAATTGTTTATACATCTAAAAGTTGTGGCCCATGCCATGTCCTAAAGCCTCAGCTTAAAAGAGTACTTAATGAACTAAAAGGACAAGCGCTTGGAGTTGAAATTGATATAGAGCTAGATACAGAAATAGCTAAACAAGCTGGGGTAAATGGAACACCAACTGTTCAACTTTTTAAGTCTAAAAAGCTCCACAATGAGTGGCAAGGTGTTAAGCAAAGAAGTGTTTTCAAAGAGGAAATAATCAACTTGCTGAAAAAAGATTAA
- a CDS encoding (2Fe-2S) ferredoxin domain-containing protein: MNLQISHHLLLCASPKNALCCKPENGINSWKRLKKILKDLNLEDPQRPEGIVLRSKVDCLRVCKEGPILLIWPDGIWYEKVTPDLIEQIINQHVIGGIPIQEFICKQTPLQKYL, from the coding sequence ATGAATCTGCAAATCAGCCATCATCTTTTATTATGTGCATCACCTAAGAATGCATTATGTTGTAAACCGGAGAATGGAATCAATAGTTGGAAAAGACTTAAAAAAATCTTAAAAGATTTAAACCTAGAGGATCCTCAACGTCCAGAAGGAATTGTATTACGAAGCAAAGTGGATTGTCTAAGAGTTTGCAAGGAAGGTCCCATTCTTTTAATTTGGCCAGATGGAATTTGGTATGAGAAAGTAACTCCAGATTTGATTGAGCAAATAATTAATCAACACGTAATTGGTGGGATCCCAATACAAGAATTTATATGCAAACAAACGCCTTTACAGAAATACTTATGA
- a CDS encoding NAD(P) transhydrogenase subunit alpha, whose translation MSFLSEALWVLLLGSLLGLELIGKVPPTLHTPLMSGANAISGITMLAALTLIIKAGNNIPLLVMGAVSLGFALFNVVGGFLVTDRMLAMFSRKSPRK comes from the coding sequence ATGTCTTTCTTAAGTGAAGCTCTATGGGTACTTCTTCTTGGAAGTCTTCTTGGATTGGAGTTGATTGGGAAAGTGCCTCCTACTTTGCATACGCCTTTAATGAGTGGAGCTAATGCGATATCAGGGATCACAATGCTCGCAGCTTTAACCTTGATAATTAAAGCTGGTAACAATATTCCTTTATTGGTTATGGGTGCTGTTTCCTTAGGGTTCGCACTGTTCAACGTAGTTGGTGGATTCCTTGTAACAGACAGGATGCTTGCAATGTTTAGTCGTAAATCACCTCGTAAATAG